In Zalophus californianus isolate mZalCal1 chromosome 17, mZalCal1.pri.v2, whole genome shotgun sequence, one DNA window encodes the following:
- the C17H16orf46 gene encoding uncharacterized protein C16orf46 homolog codes for MDLCQKNETELENSENNKIQSPEETELTSPCPDERSEKYHVCCLLSISDITLEQDKRAGEFVIGTGWEEAVQGWGRTCPTACIWPRKKLKKAKVGESTSSCLLCGSLSQGSAEARPQAEAEKLGSGALAEVGPEKDQGSPSQTQGTPPGPTAASKEISKICFPPYGQGEKKSLQIKEFIWCKEDWATPEALRGKDPRSPSRGPSVSDSLTSRALLVLPPLKASPANGLDVLGKKSKKFFLQPEEKVLSVEKDECVACAYGLKTVDGKGEKRPIELAKHPKGNDTLPFPPRVAPTSLLANPERCCLHWSLLPEKNPMCPPNPSNVRYLATVQLLQKHGVQNYKAKFKAREPRPPVSTQKHVLTEAKQEHRPQTLETKMFPRTLLPSLTVSRVVIPVSTHRLL; via the exons ATGGATCTCTGTCAGAAAAATGAGACTGAGTtagaaaatagtgaaaataacaaaattcaaagcCCAGAAGAAACAGAATTAACCTCTCCTTGCCCAGATGAAAGAAGTGAAAAGTATCATGTTTGTTGTCTTCTCAGTATCAGTGACATTACACTTGAACAAGATAAAAGGGCCGGCGAATTTGTCATCGGAACTGGATGGGAAGAAGCT GTCCAAGGCTGGGGAAGGACTTGTCCAACTGCCTGCATCTGGCCCAGGAAGAAGCTTAAAAAGGCGAAGGTGGGAGAAAGTACCAGCAGCTGCTTACTCTGTGGCAGTCTCTCCCAAGGGAGCGCTGAGGCCAGGCCTCAGGCCGAGGCGGAGAAGTTGGGGTCGGGGGCTCTGGCTGAGGTGGGTCCAGAGAAGGATCAAGGCAGCCCCTCCCAGACTCAGGGGACCCCTCCAGGCCCCACCGCTGCCTCCAAGGAGATTAGCAAGATCTGCTTTCCCCCCTACGgtcagggagagaaaaaaagtctgCAAATAAAGGAGTTTATTTGGTGCAAGGAAGACTGGGCCACCCCCGAGGCTCTTAGGGGCAAGGACCCGAGAAGCCCCAGCAGAGGTCCCTCCGTCTCAGACTCCTTGACTTCCAGGGCCCTTTTAGTTTTACCTCCCCTGAAGGCTTCACCCGCAAACGGCTTGGATGTTCTGGGTAAGAAGAGTAAGAAATTTTTCTTGCAGCCGGAAGAGAAGGTGCTGAGTGTGGAAAAGGATGAGTGTGTGGCTTGTGCATATGGATTGAAAACAGTTGATGGGAAAGGTGAAAAGAGACCCATTGAGCTGGCCAAGCACCCCAAGGGCAATGACACACTGCCTTTCCCTCCCCGGGTGGCCCCCACATCCCTGCTGGCCAATCCGGAGCGGTGCTGCCTGCACTGGTCCCTCCTGCCTGAGAAAAACCCGATGTGCCCTCCCAACCCCAGCAACGTGCGCTATCTCGCCACCGTGCAGCTTTTGCAGAAACACGGAGTGCAAAACTACAAAGCCAAATTCAAAGCCAGGGAGCCAAGACCTCCCGTCAGCACCCAAAAGCACGTTCTCACGGAGGCCAAGCAGGAACACAGGCCCCAAACGTTGGAGACCAAAATGTTCCCGAGAACTCTCTTGCCGTCCCTCACCGTGAGCAGAGTTGTTATTCCTGTCTCCACTCACAGACTGCTCTGA